From a single Lolium rigidum isolate FL_2022 chromosome 7, APGP_CSIRO_Lrig_0.1, whole genome shotgun sequence genomic region:
- the LOC124674128 gene encoding probable glutathione S-transferase GSTF1, giving the protein MAPVKVFGLARSANVARVLVFLEEVGAEYELVNIDFKVKEHKSPEHLARNPFGQIPAFQDGDLLLFESRAISKYVLRKYKTDDVDLLREGNLKEAAMVDVWTEVDAHTYNPALSPVVYECIIKPMMYGIPTDEKVVAENLEKLRKVLEVYEARLSEHEYLAGDFVSFADLNHFPHTFYFMATPHAALFDSYPHVKAWWERIMARPSIKKIGASMIPSKA; this is encoded by the exons ATGGCGCCGGTGAAGGTGTTCGGGCTGGCGAGGTCGGCGAACGTGGCGCGGGTGCTTGTCTTCCTGGAGGAGGTGGGCGCCGAGTACGAGCTCGTCAACATCGACTTCAAGGTCAAGGAGCATAAGAGCCCTGAGCACCTCGCCAGAAAC CCGTTCGGGCAAATCCCTGCTTTCCAGGACGGAGATCTGCTTCTCTTCG AGTCACGCGCGATCTCAAAGTACGTCCTCCGCAAGTACAAGACGGACGATGTCGACCTGCTGAGGGAGGGCAACCTTAAGGAAGCTGCAATGGTGGACGTGTGGACCGAAGTGGACGCGCACACCTACAACCCAGCCCTGTCGCCGGTCGTgtacgagtgcatcatcaaaccgATGATGTACGGCATCCCCACCGACGAGAAGGTCGTGGCCGAGAACCTCGAGAAGCTGAGGAAGGTGCTGGAGGTGTACGAGGCGCGCCTGTCCGAGCACGAGTACCTGGCCGGGGACTTTGTCAGCTTCGCGGACCTCAACCACTTCCCCCACACCTTTTACTTCATGGCCACGCCCCATGCGGCGCTCTTCGACTCGTACCCACATGTCAAGGCCTGGTGGGAGAGGATAATGGCCAGGCCGTCCATCAAGAAGATCGGCGCCAGCATGATTCCGTCCAAAGCATGA